One window of Sardina pilchardus chromosome 2, fSarPil1.1, whole genome shotgun sequence genomic DNA carries:
- the kiss1ra gene encoding KISS1 receptor a, which yields MDLWNSTEVVFNETVRNSSEEYVEGGEHPFLTDAWLVPLFFSLIMLVGLIGNSLVIYVISKHRQMRTATNFYIANLAATDIIFLVCCVPFTATLYPLPGWIFGDFMCKCVAFLQQVTVQATCITLTAMSGDRCYVTVYPLKSLSHRTPRIAMIVSICIWIGSFILSTPIFMYQKIEEGYWYGPRQYCRERFPSKAHERAFILYQFIAVYLLPVLTISFCYSFMLKRVGQPAVEPVDNNHQVHLLSERTITIRSKISKMVVVIVLLFTICWGPIQIFVLFQSFYPNFKATYATYKIKTWANCMSYANSSINPFVYGFMGASFRKSFKKTFPFLFKHKVRDSSANSRTANAEIKFVATEESNNERK from the exons ATGGACTTGTGGAACTCGACAGAGGTTGTGTTCAACGAGACTGTGAGGAACAGCTCAGAAGAGTAcgtggagggaggggagcatCCGTTCCTCACCGATGCCTGGCTTgtgcctctcttcttctccctcatcATGCTGGTGGGGCTCATTGGCAACTCACTGGTCATCTACGTGATTTCCAAACACCGTCAGATGAGGACGGCCACCAACTTTTACATAG CTAACCTGGCTGCCACGGACATCATCTTCCTAGTGTGTTGTGTGCCGTTCACAGCTACACTCTACCCTCTACCTGGTTGGATATTTGGGGACttcatgtgtaaatgtgtcgCTTTCCTTCAGCAG GTTACAGTCCAGGCTACTTGCATCACTTTGACAGCAATGAGTGGGGACCGTTGCTACGTAACAGTTTATCCACTGAAATCTCTGAGCCATCGCACTCCTCGCATTGCCATGATAGTTAGCATCTGCATCTGGATCG GTTCTTTCATCCTGTCCACGCCGATATTTATGTATCAGAAGATAGAGGAGGGCTACTGGTATGGACCCCGGCAATACTGCAGGGAGAGGTTCCCCTCTAAGGCACACGAGAGGGCTTTCATCTTGTACCAGTTCATAGCGGTCTATCTCCTTCCTGTCCTCACCATCTCCTTCTGCTACTCCTTCATGCTCAAGAGGGTCGGCCAGCCTGCGGTGGAGCCTGTGGATAATAACCATCAG GTCCACTTGCTGTCGGAGAGAACCATCACCATCAGGAGCAAGATCTCTAAAATGGTGGTTGTCATCGTCCTGCTCTTCACCATCTGCTGGGGGCCCATCCAGATCTTTGTCCTCTTCCAGTCATTCTACCCAAACTTCAAGGCCACATACGCCACCTACAAGATTAAGACCTGGGCCAACTGCATGTCTTACGCCAACTCCTCAATCAATCCGTTTGTATATGGGTTCATGGGGGCGAGCTTCCGCAAGTCCTTCAAGAAAACATTCCCATTCCTGTTCAAGCACAAGGTCCGGGACAGCAGTGCAAACTCACGCACAGCCAACGCCGAGATCAAATTTGTTGCCACAGAAGAAAGCAACAACGAAAGGAAATGA